The following DNA comes from Rhinoraja longicauda isolate Sanriku21f chromosome 30, sRhiLon1.1, whole genome shotgun sequence.
TCCCACTCTTAATCTCTTTAGATTCAGTCATCATATTTtatgtaaaaaatatattttcttggAGTCTCACTCAGAACATTAGCCTGCATATTTCAACTGAAATAAGTTTCCAGTATCTTGTATGTATCTTTCTCCTCAGTTTTTAATGTTATTGTTAAAGCACATCTCCAACACCATCACTCGCTTCACTCCAAGATGCTGTCTGCTCTAATGTTTATTCATGAAATAAGCAAGCCTGCCAGTAACACCTGTCAGGAAATTACTAGGCCAGGATGATCAATTATTGTTTGGGagaaagatagaaaatgctgaagATCGGCtacaggtcagccagcatttgTGGGGGAAGAAACTGGGTTAATTCTATCTCACTCCCCACAGATGCTCCCAgatctgctgagtatctccagcatttcctAGTTATATTTTAGCAACATGAAAGGCTTGGTGGGAAGACACCTCCTCTCCAAGCCATCCATGCAATCAGCCTGTGACCATCCCATCCCAAATTTTCCCAATGGTTTCTATGCTCATGGAGTGTTTGtgctacagaggcatgagctagCCAAAGTTGActagaaagggaccctagcaggggtgacagtggaacagcaatggcagggattTCTGAGAACAatctggaagatgcaggatcttttcattccaaagaggaagaaagattcttggGGGGAGAaaaaggtgaccgtggctgacaagggaagtcaagaacagcATAAAACTAAAGGAGAAGGTGTATAAtgtagcaaagattagtgggaagccagaggattgggaagtattaaagaacagaaggtaactaaaaaggtgatacgtggagaaaagatgaaatatgaaagtaagctagccaataatataaaagaggatagcaagagtttcttcagttatacaaAGAGTAAGAATGAGGCAAGAGTGGAAGTTGGGCcgttggagaatgatgcaggagaagtgataatggggaataaagaaatggcagaggagttgaataactatTTTGCATCAGTTTTCATGGTGGAAGACACCAgtaatgtgcctgaaattcaagagagtcaggggttggaagttagtggagtagcTATTACggtggagaaggtgcttgggaagctgaaaggcctGAAGGTGGAtacgtcacctggaccagatggactgcaccctggggttctgaaagagatggctttagagattgtggaggcattgacagtgatatttcaagatacactagagacaggagaggtcccagataattggaaaattgccaatattaccccattgcacaagaagggagcaaagcaaaaTAGTGGGAACTATCGGCCGgatagtctgacttcggtggttggtaagattttagagtctattataaaggatgaggttacagagtacttaGGTTCACTATAAAataggacaaagtcagcatgactttgtggaagggaggtcttgcttgacaactttgctggaattctttgagaagtaaataggacagacaaaggagagtcagcagACGTTGttgacttagattttcagaaagcctttgataaggtgccacacgcgaggctgctaaggaagataagAGCCcaaggtatcaaagggcagatgctAGCACGGTTagtaggttggctggatggcagataacagagtggcaataaagggggctttttcgggTTGGCTGCCTATGACTAGCGGaattccacaggggtcggtgctggggccacaactcttcatgttgtattttaatgatttggacgaggggattgaaggctttgtggccaagtttgtggatgagatgaaaataggtggaaggacaggtagtatagagaaagcagggactctgcagaaggacttgttcaggttgggagagtgggcagagaagtggcagatggaatatagtgtagcaaagtgtggaatgatgcatttggtagtaggaataaaggcgtagactattttctaaatgggaagagaatccagaaattggaggtgcaaagggacttgggagtgctggtgcaggattcccaaaaagttaatctgcaagtcgaatcagtagtaaagaaagcaaactcaatgctagcatttatttcaagagggcttgtatacaaaaacagagatgtgatgctgaggctctataaaatgctggtaaggccgcatttggagtattgtgagcaattgtggggaccatatctgaggaaggatgtgctggctctggagagggtccagaggaggtttacaagaatgatcccaggaatgagtaggttaacctatgatgagcatttgtcggcactgggcctgtactcgctggagtttagaagaatgaggggggacctcactgagtcatacagaataatgaaaggcttggatagagtggatgtggagaggatgtttccactagtgggagagtctaggactagaggccatagccttagaattaaaggaaggagatgagcagaaatgtttgtagtcagaaggtggtgaatctgtgtcattctttgccacagaaggctgcagaggccagtggatatttttatggcagagatagattttttgattagtacatgtgtcagaggttatggggagaaggcaggagattgggattaagagggagagatagatcagctataattgaatggcatcaacttgatggactgaatggcctaattctactatctcttatgaccttatgacttggatgaagttaTCAACCCTGGGTACTTTATCTCATGGCCTCATAACAACCTACCTGTATTCATAGGATCAGGATGTTTGCTACATGTTGTTTGCTTAACCATCAAAGGAAGATAGAATTCATAGTATACTAGTGTATCAGTGCTATCACCAGAATTTGGACTGTTCCACCTGCAATGCATTATTAGAATAAGCCGTGGGGAGCTGCTCCTGCAGTGTAGGATAAGAGACACTCAGAACTAGAACATTTGAACAGGATTTTGGGACGGGGAAGGCAGGGTGGCAAGTCATGTAGTTAGTAAACAATAAAGGGTGCATTTAGGTGGCAAGGAAGACAATGAAGCATTAATCTTAGTCTTTATGGTGCTCAAAGTATTCCTTTAATGCATCCAAGAGCCATCAGCTCCCACCCGTCCCTAGTTCCCTGGAACATAGTGACAACGCCACTTGGTTTGAAATCTTACCAATGTTTAGATTGCAATGACCCCCTCGCTCCATGTACATCTGATATACGAAGAGACAAGAAACTGGTTTCAGAAGTAGGCTCAAAATCGTCATGCCAACACTGAAGCGGAATTGGTCCCTAGCTGCGCCGCCAAACTGGGAGCCAGCTACACGCTCATAGTTGACTGCAATGTGGATCATGTCTAGGAGGATTGTTATTATCATGCCAATCAGGTACTGAAAGACAAAGAGACAAAGTCAGATTCAACCGACAAGTTCAGTTTCTTAACTTAACATGGAAAGAGGGAGGGTAGAAGAGTATAAAAGGCAGATGGCCGACCAAACTCATTGCATTGTACATCAATGACTACACTCCTAGCTCCATGTGGCTGGAGGAATCCTTACCTCACATGCTCAGAATTTCAGAGTATGAAATAGTGCAGGACTATTCCAGGAAATAAAAGAAATGCTGGTTCCAAGAATGAACTTTTTACATATAGATATTCAAGGCTTGAAGAGAGGAAGTGGGGGAACAGAAGCCTGGCAGAGAAGGGAAAGAGTGAAGCCCAGGAAGTTCATCCCTTTGGGCTTTAATAAATTGTTTTAGTGCAGTCACTGTTTTTGTAGCTGAACAATGTAGGCAATGTGCAGACCACAATTTCAAAATAAATAGCGCTGGACACCGAACACTGAAATTGTCTCTCAGCACATTTGACATTCATAAGGTGTTGAACAGTGCACTTGGCAGGTGGCTGGCTCAGTATTTAGAAAACAACCACCGCTGCAAGCCTTGAACCTATGATCTTCAGTGCTTGAAGTACCACCAGCTAAGCCAAGGTAACTATGCAAGTGATAAAACAGATTGTGATATTGTAACATGTGGTGAGTTTGGCTGCATGGTACCCGTTGGTGTAAAGGAAGCAGCAACTGTAAAAACAAGGCAGTCATGGTTTTTTTTAATCCCAACAAAATTTACTCTGGGTTACTTTTGTTAAAGGGCCTATACATTTTGCTTCATTGAATTAACCTATTATTTAAATGATCTCTGCAACTCTACTGAAGCATGGCCAAAACCTTACAAGGCGACTGCACAGTAGGTTATGAAACAGAACAAATGTTACGTAGGTAACATATGGAAAATATGAGGTGAACCACATGCCACGAAAAATTCTAGGTTATTTTAAGCATGACTGATCACCGTAACCAGCGAAGATAGTGAtgatattgtggcggctcccaagggtcgggccataccactaccgacccctcggcacgggaatggaccggtccagggggggcggccctttgctacggttataaaggacgaggttttgggcgcgatttcactctggcagacttgaccggtctagcaaacgtattaaattcaaacctcccgaaatacccgactcctcgcctttatttcgggctttttcgacgcgccacaatatgTTTATTGAACTTCCAAGCAGTGTGTCACTGGTCCTTGGTCTAAATTGATCTCAAAACATCATTTCTGAGTAGTGTGTCTGATAATTGTATGGAAAGCTAGTGGACATAAGCTCACTTGTGATGCCCCCACATTTAATTAGTCAGTAACAGTCAGTCGTGTAAAGAGGATACTTGGATAAAGCAAAAAGTACTCAGCATCCATGAATTGTGTTCCAACAAAAGGTCAGTGGATTAGGAGGTGGAAATGGGTTCAGTTCATTAGTAAGGACATATATTACCACAACATGGAAAACAGTACCAATGTTAGGGCAGAACTACTCACCATGGCAAGAGCATCAACAGAGTCTCTCTGAGCAATGGCCCAAACCCCAATGGCCAGAACAGCGTAATTACTCCAGATGTAGGGTTGTGGAAGCCAGGAAGTCAAACAGCCCCTGTCAAAAAGCAAATCACCTTGAGCTTCTCTTTCTGTGGGGAATTGATCAGTTTCTTCAAAGGATGCACAGCAGTCTCAACCATCTAAGAGCCAGTGGATTTATACATTTAGAAAACTTCCAAACTATTGCAAATTTCTAATGATTTtgttgcacaccaccagatttccCCTCCACTTTCTCGTTGA
Coding sequences within:
- the agtrap gene encoding type-1 angiotensin II receptor-associated protein isoform X2; translated protein: MGLPVINLKMIITVHWLLTTWGCLTSWLPQPYIWSNYAVLAIGVWAIAQRDSVDALAMYLIGMIITILLDMIHIAVNYERVAGSQFGGAARDQFRFSVGMTILSLLLKPVSCLFVYQMYMERGGHCNLNIGFPDLTGSRDRTSYQTIGEQEPHCPPSPSSETKITVPGY
- the agtrap gene encoding type-1 angiotensin II receptor-associated protein isoform X3 codes for the protein MMIITVHWLLTTWGCLTSWLPQPYIWSNYAVLAIGVWAIAQRDSVDALAMYLIGMIITILLDMIHIAVNYERVAGSQFGGAARDQFRFSVGMTILSLLLKPVSCLFVYQMYMERGGHCNLNIGFPDLTGSRDRTSYQTIGEQEPHCPPSPSSETKITVPGY
- the agtrap gene encoding type-1 angiotensin II receptor-associated protein isoform X1, coding for MGEWNLVQSVERPWVYMIITVHWLLTTWGCLTSWLPQPYIWSNYAVLAIGVWAIAQRDSVDALAMYLIGMIITILLDMIHIAVNYERVAGSQFGGAARDQFRFSVGMTILSLLLKPVSCLFVYQMYMERGGHCNLNIGFPDLTGSRDRTSYQTIGEQEPHCPPSPSSETKITVPGY